In Colias croceus chromosome 8, ilColCroc2.1, a genomic segment contains:
- the LOC123693955 gene encoding lysozyme-like yields MKLAGLFLTLVAFGSFGTEAYTFSRCELARTLRYHGLPENKLRDWVCLVEKESSRRTDAIGMQNSDGSWDHGLFQINDRYWCNRAGWPGKECNVSCDQLRSNDITEAVRCAKKIFARHGFSAWVAWRSYCQYNLPDISYC; encoded by the exons atgaaattagcCGGTTTGTTTTTGACACTAGTTGCGTTCGGTAGTTTTGGAACCGAGGCGTATACATTTTCAAGATGTGAATTAGCTAGAACGTTAAGGTATCACGGTTTACCAGAAAATAAATTGAGAGatt GGGTATGTTTAGTAGAGAAAGAGAGCAGCCGCAGAACAGACGCAATCGGGATGCAAAATTCGGACGGATCGTGGGACCACGGCTTGTTTCAAATCAATGATAGATACTGGTGCAACCGAGCTGGCTGGCCGGGGAAGGAGTGCAATGTTTCTTGTGACC AGCTCCGAAGTAACGATATAACAGAAGCAGTGAGGTGCGCTAAGAAAATATTCGCTCGCCACGGTTTCTCTGCCTGGGTCGCTTGGCGAAGCTACTGCCAGTACAATCTACCAGATATaagttattgttaa